The genomic segment GCACGAAGAGCACCGGCACGTGGTCCGTGAAACGGGCACGCAGACCCTCGTCGGAGTCCACCTCCAGCACGCGCAGTCCGGAGCCATGCCGTTCGCAGGCCGAGGCCACGATGGGCTCCGCCTCCTGGCACAGGTGACACCCCGTGCGGGTCAGGAGTACGACCTCCGCACTCGACACGAGCGCGTCCACCTCACCGTCGCTCACCTCATGGTGCGAAGCAGACGAGGACATGCCGACGTCCGCAGTCTCCGAAGACACTGCGGACGGACGGTTCCCACCCCGCGGCCACAGACGCATCGTCAACCTCCCACGACGCACCGCGCCGCGGGACCAGGACTTACTTGCCTGCGCGACGACGCTGGATACGCGTCTTCTTCAGCAGCTTGCGGTGCTTCTTCTTGGCCATCCGCTTGCGACGCTTCTTGATGACAGAACCCACAGTGGAGCCTTTCCTCGATGGGACTGAGGACTTCCCCAGCCAAGTCTTGTTACCTCCCCGTCCGGCGGTGTCCCTCGACGAACTCGAGAACCACCGATGACAGGGCGACCCCCCAACCTTACCGTCAGGCAACGATCGGGCGAAATCGCGGTCAACCCATGGCCGCCGAACGATCGTGACAGGCCTGCATCGCCTCAGCGAAGGCGGCCCGCACGGCACGCTGGTCAAGCACCTTCAGCGCCTGAGCCGTCGTGCCACCGGGGCTGGTGACGTTCTCGCGCAGGATGCTGGGATGGGTGCCGGACTCGGTGAGCATGGTGCCCGCGCCGAGGATCGTCTGGTTGGCGAGCACCGTGGCCACGTCCCGAGGCAGACCGAGCTGCACACCCGCCTCGATCATCGCCTCCGCGATGGCGAAGATGTAGGCCGGGCCGGAACCGGACACGGCGGTGACGCCATCCTGCTGGTCCTCGGGTACGACGATGGCCTTGCCACAGGCCGCGAGCACCTCGAGCACCCGCTGCAACTGTTCGTCGTCGACGTGCTCTCCGGGGGAGGCGGCGCTCATCCCCTGGCCCACCAGCGACGGGGTGTTCGGCATTGCCCGCACCGCGGCGGCACCCGCGGGCAGGTGTTGCTGCATCGTCTGCAGGGTGATCCCAGCCGCCAGGCTGACCACCACGGCCTGCTGGGTCAGGGCGGGTGACAGCTCGTCGAGCATTCCGGGGACGTCCTTCGGCTTCACCGCAACCACCACGACGTCACTGCCGGCCACGGCTTCGGACAGGGTGGCCGCCGTCACGCCGTAGCGCTGCACCAGTTCCGCGTCGCGTTCGGCGCGGCGGTTGACCACCACCACCTGATGGACGCCGACGGCTGCGAGACCCGCAAGCACGGCCTCCCCCATCTTGCCGACGCCAACCAGGGCGATCCGCATCGTCAGCCCTTCAGGTTCTTGGCGACGACCTCGGCCACCTGCACCGCGTTCAGGGCGGCACCCTTGCGCAGGTTGTCATTGCTGAGGAAGAGCACCAGGCCCTTGCCCTCGGGCGCCGACTGGTCGCGACGGATCCGGCCGACATAGGACGGGTCCTTGCCGGCGGCATCCTGCGGCGTCGGGACGTCCATCAGCTCGACGCCGGGCGCCGTCGACAGGATCTCGGCGGCCTGTTCCGGGGTGATGTCCTGCTCGAACTCGGCGTGCACCACCAGCGAGTGCCCGCTGAGCACGGGGACACGCACGCAGGTACCGGAAACGAGCAGCTCGGGCAGGTGCAGGATCTTGCGCGACTCATTGCGCAGCTTC from the Luteococcus japonicus genome contains:
- the proC gene encoding pyrroline-5-carboxylate reductase, which translates into the protein MRIALVGVGKMGEAVLAGLAAVGVHQVVVVNRRAERDAELVQRYGVTAATLSEAVAGSDVVVVAVKPKDVPGMLDELSPALTQQAVVVSLAAGITLQTMQQHLPAGAAAVRAMPNTPSLVGQGMSAASPGEHVDDEQLQRVLEVLAACGKAIVVPEDQQDGVTAVSGSGPAYIFAIAEAMIEAGVQLGLPRDVATVLANQTILGAGTMLTESGTHPSILRENVTSPGGTTAQALKVLDQRAVRAAFAEAMQACHDRSAAMG
- a CDS encoding glutaredoxin family protein, giving the protein MSSSASHHEVSDGEVDALVSSAEVVLLTRTGCHLCQEAEPIVASACERHGSGLRVLEVDSDEGLRARFTDHVPVLFVRGALLDYWRVDEGRLHDALDVRAVAPPPAL
- a CDS encoding 30S ribosomal protein bS22 yields the protein MGSVIKKRRKRMAKKKHRKLLKKTRIQRRRAGK